From one Streptomyces mobaraensis genomic stretch:
- a CDS encoding SCO6745 family protein, translating into MTTSVILSAGRRCQTALEAVHVFSYFSPETAREFAAFGVEDGHTRYFAERAGAMGRVGAGAVTAAFHVFKHELVARHVPAVWERVAPEEAVTARLRACDAALRRMLGDEAIASPEIAEAAELALRAAEAGERASRPLYAAQADQPVPDAPHLALWHAATLLREHRGGGHLAALAGAGLDPVEALVSHAAGREGSALSRRLLRTRGWSAEELEEGARRLRERGLFTADGTLTPAGAELRRDVEEATDRLDAGPWEHLGAAGTERLTELAGELAARIAAAGGSPTGSPRPADGSAQG; encoded by the coding sequence ATGACCACTTCCGTGATCCTTTCCGCCGGCCGCCGCTGCCAGACCGCGCTCGAAGCCGTGCACGTCTTCTCGTACTTCAGCCCCGAGACCGCCCGGGAGTTCGCCGCGTTCGGCGTGGAGGACGGGCACACCCGGTACTTCGCCGAGCGGGCCGGCGCCATGGGGCGCGTCGGGGCGGGCGCGGTGACGGCCGCGTTCCACGTGTTCAAGCACGAGCTGGTGGCCCGTCACGTGCCGGCGGTGTGGGAGCGGGTGGCGCCGGAGGAGGCGGTGACCGCACGGCTGCGCGCCTGCGACGCGGCCCTGCGCCGGATGCTCGGGGACGAGGCCATAGCGTCGCCGGAGATCGCCGAGGCCGCGGAGCTCGCGCTGCGCGCGGCGGAGGCGGGCGAGCGCGCGTCCCGGCCGCTGTACGCCGCCCAGGCGGACCAGCCCGTTCCCGACGCCCCGCACCTGGCCCTGTGGCACGCGGCGACCCTGCTCCGTGAGCACCGCGGCGGCGGACACCTGGCGGCGCTGGCCGGTGCCGGTCTCGACCCCGTCGAGGCGCTGGTCAGCCATGCGGCCGGGCGGGAGGGCAGTGCGCTGTCCCGGCGGCTGCTGCGCACCCGCGGGTGGAGCGCGGAGGAGCTGGAGGAGGGCGCGCGGCGGCTGCGCGAGCGCGGGCTGTTCACGGCCGACGGGACGCTCACCCCGGCGGGCGCGGAGCTGCGGCGGGACGTCGAGGAGGCGACCGACCGGCTGGACGCCGGGCCGTGGGAGCACCTGGGCGCGGCGGGCACGGAGCGGCTGACGGAGCTGGCCGGGGAGCTGGCCGCCCGGATCGCGGCCGCCGGAGGATCGCCGACGGGTTCCCCGCGCCCGGCGGACGGCTCCGCCCAGGGCTGA